The genomic region TAGGCTTTGTTGTTTTTGGTAAACTCTACCGGTGGGCTATTGGAAAATAACAGCAGTTGATCTACCCCATAATCTTTAGCTTTTTGTGCAAACCAAACCTGGCCTTTTTGTTTTTGAAAGTTATAAGAACCATTCTTATTAAGAAAGGATTCCGCTCTACGCCATTCGTCTTTAATATCACTTTTCTCTGCCTGCTCACTACTGCCTGCTCCTAAATTAAATCGCCAAAGTGATAAACCAATTCCTTTAGGGTTACCCTCTAAATCTACCTCCTTACTAAAAAGTAAGGAGGCAATTTTTTCTTTTTTACTTTTTGGCCACAATCCTACAAACTGGCAGGACCATGCATCTGAGGCTCCAAAATTGTCTATGTTTTGGTAAACAACAGAGGTATCTATTTTAATTTGACAGACAATACTTGTAGCGTTTTCTACACTAGATTGCCCTAAACAGGAAAATCTGACCAGTAATAGGATTATAAAAATCCTATAGATCGATCTTTTGTGCATGGGTATAAATTAACTCGTTAGCCATCGAAGATTTAGCCCCAATCCGAACAAAAAGATAGCCTTCATCTCTTAAAGATTCTGGTATTTCTATAGCTACCGAATTACTTGTCCCAAACTCAAAACTTTCGAGTTCTATAACCTTATTAAAGTCGTTTATATTTCTATCCAAGAGAATATTCCTGCTAAGCATGATGCTTATTTCCTGAACGTTAGTATCTGCTACGATCTGATCAATTTGAAAGTTTGCACTCAAAGTTGATCCATTCATCTGAAAGTTTTCATTAGAGATATTGATATATGGTGTTACTGGCACATCTACCTGAGTATTTCCACTTACCTGCACTACAATAGTATCGTTTAATTGTGGCAACCAGGGATCGCCTCCACGGCGAACCAGTTTATATTCTCCTTCAAAAAGAGATACCGAATACGTACCATCCTGAGCAATAAATACAGGAATTAATTCATTCAAAGCATAACCATCCTGCCATATCTGGAATTCGGCACTATTAGATCTTACAGATATGGGTTCTCCCTGGTAGGTCACCTGTCCTTCCAGCATGGCTTTAGGAGCATCAAAATTATCTAATTCACAACCAGCAAGCACCATGCTTATGGATATAAGGCTGTATAATATATATTTTTTCATTACAAATAAGTTTTCGTTAAAGCTTAAAATTCTAGTGGAAAGGATTTCTAACCAGCTTTGGATTATTATTAAGAACTCCCTGATCTATCGAAGCGTAATAATTACCTAATCTAAACAGGCGAGCTCTTCTAAATCGGGTTGGTCTTATCTTGTTATAGATATAATGATTATTATCTGGGTGCCCGGGGCGTACTATTCTATACGGATATAAGCCATAAACAACCGCCTGTTCGCTATTCTCGTCTCCATCCCAAATTTCGTGTGCTATCCTCCAACGTTTTAAATCGAAAAAACGATGATCTTCAAAAGCCAGTTCTACACGACGCTCGTTACGTATATCATCCATAGTAAGGTTAGCAATACTATTCGCCGGAAAGCCGGCACGTTCTCTTAATGTATTTACATAGGCCGTAGCAGTTTCTACTTGCCCTAATTCGAATGCAGCCTCTGCTCCATTTAAGTAGATTTCCCCTAAACGGAACCATGGCCACCAATTTTCTGAAGCCACTCCTCTAGTACTCGCTCCTGAAGCATTACTCAAGAATTTGCGAATATAGAATCCTGTATTACTTACAAACTGTGCATTATCCTGCGGACCATCTGCACCCGTCCATAGTCCTCCATCACCGCTTCCGTCGGGAAAGCTATAAACACTTCCTAATCTTTGAGAAGTTTCATAAGAATATCCTGAACCATTCCACACCGCTACTCCTGCCTGTAAACTAACTTGTAGGCCTCTAAAAGAAGTTCCCGGATAAATAACAGTTCCATATAAACGAGCATCTTTATTGTCAAAAATACCGGTAAGCTCATCATACACTATAGGGCTACCGTCGGAATTAGTAATTCTTAATTCCCCATCACTACCATCCAAATAGTCAAAACTTTCCACCAGGTTTAAAGAAGGGGTAAGATTGGTGGGATATTCGTTGTCTTCGGTTAAGCTTCTTGGGATATTTTCGAAAGTAAAGCCATGAGTTTTTAAGCTGTTCTGAAAATCCTTGGCAAAAATCACCTCATTACTGGTTTTATCCATTAACATTTCATAGAAATTCATCCCCCTGTCTGGATTTGCATCGTATAAAGCGTAATTTCCGTTTTGTAAAATTTCATTAGAGGCTGCTAAAGATCTTGTATAAAATTCATTCGCTCTGCCTGCAGGAATCCCTACTTCTCCCCCTGGCAAAGTAATTGGATTATCCATTAAGTTATTATATTTAGCTAAAGAGCCAGCATATAACATTGATCTACTTTCTAAAGCTAAAGCTGTATAATAATTAGCTCGTGTCTGGCTGCCATTATTTCCGGAAAGATCATCTTTAATATCCTCTAATTCTGCATAAATAAAATCGTAAACCTCAGCTTCCGTAGATCTTGGAATTTGTAAGTATTCGGGATCCCCACTATAATCATAAATAAGCTGCTCGGTTACCAGTGGTACCCCACCCATACGTTTTACCATTTCGAAGTAAACAAAAGTTCTGATGAATCTAAGTTCTGCTCCAAAAAGATTTTTTTGTTCGACATCAATTTCAGTACTAAACTCTTCCAGGTTATCAAGAGCTAAATTAATATCCCTTATAAAACCATAATCCCAGTAGCGTCCGTAATCATAATTATATTGAAAATCATTCCTCCAGTTTTGATCGTTATGACCAGACCACATCGCGTCGTCTATCTCTGTCATTCCGCCAACATTAAATACCCCATGTAAACTTGGTAATCTATCATAATAGTTAGCAAGAAGTGATTTAATCAACTCAGGGTCATTCCATAATTGTTCATCGCCGATAATATTTTTGGGTTGACGTTCCAGGTATGCATCGTTATCACAGCTTATAACGCCTATAAAGCATGCAACTATTAAGATGCGTAAAATTGTATATTTCATAATAATATTTTAATAACCTCTATTAAAGTGAAAGATTTAAACCAACAACAATTGTTCTTTGTTGTGGATAAACTACTGAAGCATTTGCAGATATTTCTGGATCTATTTCGAAACCATTTACATTATCAAATGAAACCAGGTTAGAACCGGTTACATAAAAACGAAGTCTGTCTACATTTACTTTGGAAACCCATTCTTTAGGTAAAGTATAGCCCAGTTCAATATTTCTAAGTCTCAAAAACCATACATTAGTTAACCAGAAATCACTATTACGGTGGTTTGGCCCAACGTTTCCGTTACGTATAGCAGGATAACGTCCTGAAATCCATTCACTTTCAGGATCGTAAGGATCTGCTCTATGCCAACGATCTTCCAATAAATAAGCTGGAGAGTTTCCTCCTGCGTGAAATGGATTTCTTAGCTCATAGTTCTGATACCAGGATTGCATGGTAGCTCCTGCTAGATCTATAGCAAGGTCGATATTCTTCCAATTCATTGCGATCGTACCTCCATAAGATATCATTGGAGACCAGCTATCTGGGTAGCCAATAGGACGCTCGTCCATCCCATTAATCACACCGTCTTCGTTTACATCTTTGTAAATAAAGTCTCCAGGTAATAACGTCCGGTTATTTTGACCATCAATATTTATAGGGTAGTTTCTAATTTCTTCTTCATTTTGGAACCTTCCCACAACCTGATATCCCCACCAGATACCTCCCCAACGGTCTTCTGCAGAGTTTCTATATTCTGCCCAGGAGTTTCCAAAACGTGGTTTATAGGTTGAAATACTTTTGTATCTTGAATAAGTGAAGTTTCCACTAACAGAATAATTAAAGTCATTTATAGAACTTTTGTACGTAATTATTCCTTCAGCTCCATTATAACCATTCTCATTAAGATTTTCCTCTGGTAAAGTATATCCTACTTCACTTGGAAGTAAAACATCATACTTTGGTGCAGGAACACCGGTTCTCCTTATTCTAAAAACATCTGCCGTAACACTAAGTTTATTATCAAACATTGTTAGATCAATACCTATATTAGAATTGGTATTAGTTACCCATGATAAGTTTGTAATCGGTAAGTCTCTTGGCCGCAGTCCAGTAGTATAAGTTCCATCTAATACTGCACTTCCATTATCCCAGGTATATCCGCCTAAATAATCAAACATTCCCACTCCTTGTTCTTGGCCAGTTTCCCCGGTAGAAGCTCTAATTTTAAGATCGTCGATTACACCAGTAAGCGGTTCAAAAAACTTTTCATCTGAAATTCTCCAACCTAAAGAAATACCTGGAAAGAATCCCCAACGGTCTCCTTTGGGGTATAAATAGGATGCATCGTATCTTCCTAATAATTCGACAATGTATTTATCATCGTAGCTATAATTAAATTTACCAATATAGCCTACTCGTGCCTGATAGTTCCAACCATCTGCGAAGAAGTTTAATTGATTAAATTCTAATAGCGGTAAATAATCATTAGATGGGTTAGTTCCCATTTGTTGATAATCCTGTTCAAAATCAGAGCGTTCGTAAGCAGCCATCGCAGAAAATGAATGTTTATCGATCTTCTTGGCATAATCTAATTTTATTTGAGAGAATGTACTAATATCTTCCCGCTCTGCCTGATATCTCCAACCAGCGTCAGATCCTCCTGTAGCATTATAAGTATCGTTGGCTTCGTCGTAAGTAAATACATCATATCTGTATTGGAAGCCATCAAATTTATTATTACTGAAATTGTAAGAATAGGTTCCTCTTGCTTTTAAGCCGAAAGAAAATTCATATTCAGCATATAAGTTTACATTCAGGTTTCTGGCAAAGTTATCCTTATATCCTACAATATCCCTTTTAAATAACGCCGGATTTCTTGAAAAATCCCTGGTTTGATTAGGATATTCCGGATTATTATTAGCATACGGAGGGGTAGTTGGTAGATTACTAAACAAGCCTAATATTGCAGAAAAATAGCCATCACCTCCCGGCAAACCAACATCATTAGTTTCCTCTATTCTACCACTTATTTGTGTACCTACTTTTAATCTATCTGCTATCTGCGATTCGATATTAGCCTGTAAATTTGTTCGTTCATACGCGAAATCGTCCAATAAAGCTTCCTGATTTGTATTGGCCAATGATAGATAATAATTAGTTTTATCTGTTCCGCCTGATACACTTGCATTTACATGATACTGTGGAACATTATCTCTCATAACAAAATCATAATAATCGTAACTTTGATAACCAGGTAAGGTTCCCTCCTGCCATTTTTGTAATTCCTCTGGAGTAAAAACGGTATTTGGGTCACGACCTTCGTTTTGGGCTGCTTCTACAAGACCTCTGGTATATTGTGCTGCATTAGCAAGATCTGGAAATCTGGTAAGATTTTGCCAACCGGTATACCCATTAATACTAATCTTTGGCTGATCTGTCTTTCTTCCTTTTTTAGTGGTTACCAGTACAACACCGTTTGAAGCTCTCATTCCATACACCGCAGCAGAAGCATCCTTAAGAATAGTAATACTTTCTATATCTTCCGGGTTTAAAGAATTAAACATGTCGTTCCCTGAATTTCCGGTAGACTGCAACCAGTCGCGACCATTATCGCCGCCATAAGGGATCCCATCGATTACATAAAGAGGATTTCCCATATTTCGAATTTCCAAGGAAGCACCGCGACCCGGACGTGCATCCTGAGCTCTTACAGAAACCCCCTGAATTTTACCGGCCAACGCCCCAGCGGTAGTCGTTGAAGTTGTACGAGAAATATCATCAGATTTAATGGTACTAATGGCACCCGTTACATCCTTTTCTCTTTTGGTACCATATCCTACTACCACAACCTCATCCAATGCCTCTTCATTAGGTTGAAGGCTAATCTCGTAATAAGATTCGGTTGTTAATTCAATTTCCTTTTCTAAATATCCTATATAAGACACTAAAAGGATCTGATCTTTTCCCTCTTGAATACTAATTTCAAATTCACCATCAAAATTAGTAACTACTCCGTTAGAAGTACCTTTTAATAACACCGATGCTCCCGGTAAAGGTAAACCTGAGTT from Zunongwangia profunda SM-A87 harbors:
- a CDS encoding DUF3823 domain-containing protein, which codes for MKKYILYSLISISMVLAGCELDNFDAPKAMLEGQVTYQGEPISVRSNSAEFQIWQDGYALNELIPVFIAQDGTYSVSLFEGEYKLVRRGGDPWLPQLNDTIVVQVSGNTQVDVPVTPYINISNENFQMNGSTLSANFQIDQIVADTNVQEISIMLSRNILLDRNINDFNKVIELESFEFGTSNSVAIEIPESLRDEGYLFVRIGAKSSMANELIYTHAQKIDL
- a CDS encoding RagB/SusD family nutrient uptake outer membrane protein, with protein sequence MKYTILRILIVACFIGVISCDNDAYLERQPKNIIGDEQLWNDPELIKSLLANYYDRLPSLHGVFNVGGMTEIDDAMWSGHNDQNWRNDFQYNYDYGRYWDYGFIRDINLALDNLEEFSTEIDVEQKNLFGAELRFIRTFVYFEMVKRMGGVPLVTEQLIYDYSGDPEYLQIPRSTEAEVYDFIYAELEDIKDDLSGNNGSQTRANYYTALALESRSMLYAGSLAKYNNLMDNPITLPGGEVGIPAGRANEFYTRSLAASNEILQNGNYALYDANPDRGMNFYEMLMDKTSNEVIFAKDFQNSLKTHGFTFENIPRSLTEDNEYPTNLTPSLNLVESFDYLDGSDGELRITNSDGSPIVYDELTGIFDNKDARLYGTVIYPGTSFRGLQVSLQAGVAVWNGSGYSYETSQRLGSVYSFPDGSGDGGLWTGADGPQDNAQFVSNTGFYIRKFLSNASGASTRGVASENWWPWFRLGEIYLNGAEAAFELGQVETATAYVNTLRERAGFPANSIANLTMDDIRNERRVELAFEDHRFFDLKRWRIAHEIWDGDENSEQAVVYGLYPYRIVRPGHPDNNHYIYNKIRPTRFRRARLFRLGNYYASIDQGVLNNNPKLVRNPFH
- a CDS encoding SusC/RagA family TonB-linked outer membrane protein; the protein is MYKILLQSQKLKVVCFLFFALLSQIIIAQEREISGVVMDNSGLPLPGASVLLKGTSNGVVTNFDGEFEISIQEGKDQILLVSYIGYLEKEIELTTESYYEISLQPNEEALDEVVVVGYGTKREKDVTGAISTIKSDDISRTTSTTTAGALAGKIQGVSVRAQDARPGRGASLEIRNMGNPLYVIDGIPYGGDNGRDWLQSTGNSGNDMFNSLNPEDIESITILKDASAAVYGMRASNGVVLVTTKKGRKTDQPKISINGYTGWQNLTRFPDLANAAQYTRGLVEAAQNEGRDPNTVFTPEELQKWQEGTLPGYQSYDYYDFVMRDNVPQYHVNASVSGGTDKTNYYLSLANTNQEALLDDFAYERTNLQANIESQIADRLKVGTQISGRIEETNDVGLPGGDGYFSAILGLFSNLPTTPPYANNNPEYPNQTRDFSRNPALFKRDIVGYKDNFARNLNVNLYAEYEFSFGLKARGTYSYNFSNNKFDGFQYRYDVFTYDEANDTYNATGGSDAGWRYQAEREDISTFSQIKLDYAKKIDKHSFSAMAAYERSDFEQDYQQMGTNPSNDYLPLLEFNQLNFFADGWNYQARVGYIGKFNYSYDDKYIVELLGRYDASYLYPKGDRWGFFPGISLGWRISDEKFFEPLTGVIDDLKIRASTGETGQEQGVGMFDYLGGYTWDNGSAVLDGTYTTGLRPRDLPITNLSWVTNTNSNIGIDLTMFDNKLSVTADVFRIRRTGVPAPKYDVLLPSEVGYTLPEENLNENGYNGAEGIITYKSSINDFNYSVSGNFTYSRYKSISTYKPRFGNSWAEYRNSAEDRWGGIWWGYQVVGRFQNEEEIRNYPINIDGQNNRTLLPGDFIYKDVNEDGVINGMDERPIGYPDSWSPMISYGGTIAMNWKNIDLAIDLAGATMQSWYQNYELRNPFHAGGNSPAYLLEDRWHRADPYDPESEWISGRYPAIRNGNVGPNHRNSDFWLTNVWFLRLRNIELGYTLPKEWVSKVNVDRLRFYVTGSNLVSFDNVNGFEIDPEISANASVVYPQQRTIVVGLNLSL